The window CTACCGGAAAATTGTTCGGTATCCCAGCTGGGTAGAAGCGCTTAAGGTTTTTCTCTTATTCGCCCCCGCGGCCGTTTTGATTTGCTATGGAGCATATGATATCGGAAACGGATATCAGTATTTGTATTTTTCAATAGGCTTTTTCTTGATGCCCTGCCTCTCGACTGTGCTGCGCCGGCATCTGCATAGCCTGATCCTCTTTATTTTAGTGCAGCTGGTACAGGCGGCATGGCTGCTGCTCTCGCCCGATCTCGTGCTGACAACGTTGGGAATCGTCTACTGGCTTGCGCTGACGGTATACGGCGCGGTGCGGCAGGTTTCCAAGGAAAACGAGAGGGAGGCCTCGATGATGGTACTTTTGTTTTCTATGGTTGCCATGATCTGTATCTATATCCTCTCCGTGAGCCGTGAACGCGAAGGGTATGAGACGCTGCTGATCGTGCAGGCCTTTATCTATGCGGCGCTGTTTATGTACTACGAGCACTGGATCGGTGTGCATGATGCGCTGCGCAATATTGACAAAGAGGGCAATTTCTCACTGCGGCGCATGCTTCGCTTTAACAATCAGATGCTATACGGCTATTTCGGCATTGCCGCTGCCGTATTTTTGGTGCTGTATCTGCTGGGACTGGGAGATATGCTTGGCCTGTTAGGCCAGAAGTCGCTGCTGATGCTGCGGAGAATGCTGCGGTATTTTGGCAGCATAGAGCCAACACAGGAGACGCTGGAAGAGGAGGCCGTGCAGGAGGAGACGATCAATGAGTCGTATGCCCAGATGTTTGGCACGATGGAGAGCGGGGTGATCTGGCTGATCCTTGAAAAGCTTCTTGAAATTATATTTGTGCTTCTGGTGCTGGGAGCGATTGCAGCCATGATTTATTTTCTGGTGCGCAAGGTGGGCGAAGGAAGCCGCTATCAGGAACCTAATTATGAGGAGACGAAGGTCTTTTATAAAGAAGCGGCAAAGCCTAAAACACGCCGCCGCAGCTTTAAAGAGATTTTTGACAACAGTCCGGAAAATAAAATCCGCAAGCTGTACTATAAAAAGGTGAAGGGACAGATGGGCAAAAAGGTGCAGCCCTATGAGACCCCGCATGAGGTGGGAGAAGTTCTGCCGGACATTAAAGCGCTGGTGCATCAGTACGACGAGGCGCGCTACGCGGTGCAGAATATAAAAGACAGCGATAGATAAAAGCAAAGGGGGATTCGGTGCCCCTTTGCTTGTTTTTCATGTAAAGGAGAACGATAGATTATGGCAGTGATTCAGATGGATTTCATGGCCAATACCATACAGCGGTTTACGGGCATTCACGTGATCCTTCCCTGCGATCAGGAGAAGGCGGTAGAGCAAGGGCCGTTTCCGGCGCTGTATCTGCTGCACGGTTATTTTGGCAACTATACAGACTGGCTTTATAACTCGCGGATTGCGCTGTGGGCGCAGCAGCGAAGGATCGCCGTCGTGATGCCTTCGGGAGAAAATGCGTATTATCTGGATTATCCGGAGCGGGCCGAAAACTTTGAAAAATTTCTAGCGCAAGAGCTGGTGCAGCTTACGAGGAATGCATTTCCGCTGTCACAAAAAAGAGAAGACACGTGGATTGCCGGACTTTCCATGGGCGGAGGCGGCGCCATCCGCTGCGCGCTGCATTATGGCGAGGTGTTTGGCAAGGCTGCTGGGCTTTCCGCCGGGCTGACGATTCATCAGGAGGCGGAGCAGCTGGGGCATAATGCGGATGTGATGCAGGCGCTCACAGAGGCGCTTCAGCAGAAAAAGCCGATTCCGCAGCTGTTTCTCAGCATTGGCACCGAGGATCCCCTGCTGGAGGATAACAGAGAGTATCACCGGTTTTTAAACGAGAACGGGGTCCCGCATCATTATGAAGAGCAGCCGGGAGGACATAACTGGACCTATTGGGACGGACATATATGCGATGTACTGGACTGGATGCAGGAGGGCAGATCATGGCAATCTTAAAAATGGAGCTATACGCTAAGACCATGCGGCGCACAGTCACCGCTGCTGCAGTCCTGCCGGCAGAATCGCTAAAGAGAGGCCAGCGCTGCGCCTGCCTGTATCTGCTGCATGGCGTACAGGGCAGCTATATCAACTGGCTTACAGCCACCAATCTATTTCGGCTACTCGGACAGTATAATGCGGCCCACGAGAAAAAGCTGGCGATTGTGCTCCCCAGCGGGGGGAATGGATTTTATCATCCGGCCGCGGGCCGAAAAGAGGATTACGAACGCTTTGTTGGCGAAGAGCTGATAGAGCTTACCAGAGCCATGCTGCCGCTCTCTTCGTCCAGAGAAGACACGTGGATTGCCGGACTTTCTATGGGCGGCTATGGGGCCCTGCGGACAGGGCTGCTCTATCCGGAGGTTTTCGGCTTTGCCGGAGGGCTTTCTTCGGCGCTGCTGACGCAGGATATGGAGGGGCACTGCAGGGAGGACGGCGCGTTTTTTGAGAGGCCGGAGTTTTTGCAGGAGATTTTTGGAGATTTGCAGGCGGCGGCGGACAGCGTGCATGATGTGCGGACATTGAGCCATCTGGCTGAGCGGCTGCCGAAGCTGTATCTGGCCTGTGGTAAGCAGGATGGGCTGCTGGATTTGACGAGGGGGCTGCATGAGGATTGGCAGCGCTCGGGGATCGAGCATGTGTATGAGGAGCATGACGGCGGTCATGACTGGGCCTTTTGGGAATGGGGCTTGCAGAGAATTTTGAAGCTGAGAGGGGAGTGAGGCGCGATGGGTATTTTTGACGGATATTTGATCTGCACGGACTGTGATGGCACGATGACAAACAGAAAAGGGGAGCTTTCGCGGGAGAATGCGGAGGCGATCCGCTATTTTCAGCGCGAGGGAGGGCTGTTCACGGTGGCAACGGGACGGTTCCCTAAGCATGTGGGACAGTTTGAGGCAGATTTTAGGCCCAATACATATCAGGTGGTAGGAAATGGAACGACCATTTATGATGTGGAGACGGGCAGGGTGCTGCACGAGGTCACGATGGAGCCGCCGGAGGAGGCGGTGCGGTATGTGGTAGAGCAGGGGCTCTGTCATCTGATCTTTGTGGATCATCTGCACCATTCGGTGCGATGGAGCGATGGAAAGATCGGGCGGCTGGACATGCCCGCCAGCGATATAGAGGAGCTGTTTCGGCCGGAGGAAGAGAGCTGGCATAAGGTCAATTTTTGTTTTGATACGCCGGAGGAGACGGTGCGTGTACAGCAGCTGATGAAGGAGAAGTTTCCGCAGTACAAATTTGAGAGAAGCTGGGCGACAGGGATGGAGCTGCTGCCTGCGGAAGGCGGCAAGGGTCCGGCGATCCTGCGGCTGAAGGCGATCTTGGGGGATCGGGTGCGCCGGGTGATTGGCGCAGGCGATTATGAAAATGACGTATCGATGCTGCAGGTGGCAGACGTGGGCTATGCCGTGGCCAATGCGGCGGAGCTTTGCCGGGAGGCAGCGGACCGGATCACGGTAGATTGTGACCATCATGCGATAGCGGCGATCATACGAGAGCTGGAGCAGGAAGCAAAGGAGACTCTAAGATGAAAGATATGACAAAGGGGAGTCCGCTGCGGATTATCCTGAGCTTTGCGGTCCCGATGATTTTGAGCGGCATGCTGCAGCAGTGCTATAATATTGCGGACAGCATTATCGCCGGGCAGTATGCGGGCGTGAATGCGCTGGCTGCTGTGGGCGT is drawn from Lachnospiraceae bacterium and contains these coding sequences:
- a CDS encoding esterase family protein is translated as MAVIQMDFMANTIQRFTGIHVILPCDQEKAVEQGPFPALYLLHGYFGNYTDWLYNSRIALWAQQRRIAVVMPSGENAYYLDYPERAENFEKFLAQELVQLTRNAFPLSQKREDTWIAGLSMGGGGAIRCALHYGEVFGKAAGLSAGLTIHQEAEQLGHNADVMQALTEALQQKKPIPQLFLSIGTEDPLLEDNREYHRFLNENGVPHHYEEQPGGHNWTYWDGHICDVLDWMQEGRSWQS
- a CDS encoding acetylesterase: MAILKMELYAKTMRRTVTAAAVLPAESLKRGQRCACLYLLHGVQGSYINWLTATNLFRLLGQYNAAHEKKLAIVLPSGGNGFYHPAAGRKEDYERFVGEELIELTRAMLPLSSSREDTWIAGLSMGGYGALRTGLLYPEVFGFAGGLSSALLTQDMEGHCREDGAFFERPEFLQEIFGDLQAAADSVHDVRTLSHLAERLPKLYLACGKQDGLLDLTRGLHEDWQRSGIEHVYEEHDGGHDWAFWEWGLQRILKLRGE
- a CDS encoding HAD-IIB family hydrolase; translated protein: MGIFDGYLICTDCDGTMTNRKGELSRENAEAIRYFQREGGLFTVATGRFPKHVGQFEADFRPNTYQVVGNGTTIYDVETGRVLHEVTMEPPEEAVRYVVEQGLCHLIFVDHLHHSVRWSDGKIGRLDMPASDIEELFRPEEESWHKVNFCFDTPEETVRVQQLMKEKFPQYKFERSWATGMELLPAEGGKGPAILRLKAILGDRVRRVIGAGDYENDVSMLQVADVGYAVANAAELCREAADRITVDCDHHAIAAIIRELEQEAKETLR